One genomic window of Numida meleagris isolate 19003 breed g44 Domestic line chromosome 1, NumMel1.0, whole genome shotgun sequence includes the following:
- the CDPF1 gene encoding cysteine-rich DPF motif domain-containing protein 1 isoform X2 — MSSLKMDSPKDPEPTGEFKCQLCGLTVPYTYYGQKPPNTHSIVILEDSYIMKDPFTPDKEKFLILGSLCNLCRRTVCVGTECSLFYTKRFCLPCVNENLQAFPLEIQEDMDKRKPQSKCSTRKKMDTRT; from the exons CTTAAAGATGGATTCTCCCAAAGACCCTGAGCCTACAGGAGAGTTCAAGTGTCAGCTATGTGGCTTAACAGTTCCATACACATACTATGGGCAGAAGCCACCAAACACACACTCTATTGT GATTTTGGAAGACAGCTATATCATGAAAGACCCTTTCACCCCTGACAAGGAAAAATTCCTCATCCTTGGGTCTCTGTGCAATTTGTGTAGAAGAACAGTGTGCGTTGGTACA GAATGTAGTCTGTTCTACACCAAAAGGTTCTGCCTCCCCTGTGTGAATGAAAACCTGCAggcttttcctttggaaatacAAGAAGATATGGATAAAAGGAAGCCCCAGTCAAAATGCtctactaggaaaaaaatggatacaAGAACATAA